The following nucleotide sequence is from Gymnodinialimonas sp. 202GB13-11.
GGCGTCATGTGGGTCGACGTGTAGTCCAGCCGGACAGAGACATTGTCCACCAACAGCATTTCCAAGCCGATACCGTAGACCAGCCCGTCTGCCGTTCCCTCGGTCGAAATGCCCGCTGCGGCACCGTATTCCACCGTCTGGTAGCCGAGCGTGCCGTAAACCAGTGCATTTCCAAGGGCATAGCCACCGCGCACACGTGCGTTCAGCATGCGATCAAATTCGAAATCCGGTCCGGCCAAGGTGGTCTGGAACGCGGCCGGGCCCGAAAAGCCAACCTCTGCACCGACGACGAAGTTGTCACCAATTGCGTAGTTGTAACCACCATAGGCACCAAACCCCGTGCCTTCTTGCAGCGGCGTTGCGATGTTGGAGTTGTCGAACTCAGGCGAGATGATGTTCGTCGCAAAACCTGCGTAAAAACCTGTCCACTGGCTCGCATCCTGTGCGGAGG
It contains:
- a CDS encoding outer membrane protein, whose protein sequence is MRLTALTLAAALAASGASAQDASQWTGFYAGFATNIISPEFDNSNIATPLQEGTGFGAYGGYNYAIGDNFVVGAEVGFSGPAAFQTTLAGPDFEFDRMLNARVRGGYALGNALVYGTLGYQTVEYGAAAGISTEGTADGLVYGIGLEMLLVDNVSVRLDYTSTHMTPDAGTLTGAVGGEQIDANAVGLGVALHF